One Kryptolebias marmoratus isolate JLee-2015 linkage group LG21, ASM164957v2, whole genome shotgun sequence DNA segment encodes these proteins:
- the sec61g gene encoding protein transport protein Sec61 subunit gamma, giving the protein MDQVMQFVEPSRQFVKDSIRLVKRCTKPDRKEFQKIAMATAIGFAIMGFIGFFVKLIHIPINNIIVGG; this is encoded by the exons ATGGATCAGGTGATGCAGTTTGTTGAGCCCAGCCGGCAGTTTGTCAAAGACTCCATAAGGCTGGTGAAAAGATGCACAAAACCCGACAGAAAAG AGTTTCAGAAGATTGCCATGGCGACAGCAATTGGGTTTGCCATCATGGGTTTCATCGGTTTCTTTGTCAAGCTCATCCATATCCCCATCAACAACATCATCGT
- the zgc:112332 gene encoding retinol dehydrogenase 12 isoform X2, with protein MACRDLERAEEAQDDIVEDTGNENVVIRKLDLSDTKSIRAFADLINKEEKQVNILINNAGIMMCPNSKTLDGFEMQLGVNHLGHVLLTYLLLDLMKRSAPARVVVVASVAHTWTGLRLDDINSEQSYDAMKAYGQSKLANVLFARSLAKRLEGTGVSVFSLHPGVVQSDLWRHQHQCIQVAVKIFRIFTKTTVEGAQTTIFCAVEPGLESLSGRYFSDCAPASCSRTATDDDLAQKLWEVSCNMLGISWQ; from the exons ATGGCATGTAGAGACCTGGAGAGGGCAGAGGAGGCTCAAGACGATATTGTGGAGGACACAGGAAATGAGAATGTAGTCATCAGGAAACTGGATTTATCTGATACCAAGTCCATCAGGGCTTTTGCTGACCTCATAAACAAAG AGGAGAAACAAGTGAATATCCTGATAAACAATGCAGGTATCATGATGTGCCCCAACTCCAAGACACTTGATGGGTTTGAGATGCAGCTGGGAGTCAATCATTTGG GTCACGTTCTCCTGACCTACCTGCTGCTGGACCTGATGAAGCGTTCAGCTCCGGCAcgtgttgttgttgtggcaTCGGTGGCCCACACCTGGACTGGGCTTCGACTGGATGACATCAACAGTGAACAGAGTTATGATGCCATGAAGGCCTACGGACAGAGCAAACTGGCGAATGTCCTCTTTGCACGCTCTCTTGCCAAGCGGTTAGAAG GAACTGGGGTGAGTGTTTTTTCCCTGCACCCGGGGGTGGTACAGTCTGACCTGTGGAGGCACCAGCATCAGTGTATCCAGGTAGCAGTGAAGATTTTCAGAATTTTTACGAAGACAACAGTGGAAGGAGCACAGACCACCATCTTCTGTGCTGTGGAGCCAGGTCTGGAGAGCCTGAGTGGACGCTACTTCAG TGACTGCGCTCCCGCAAGCTGCTCCAGGACGGCTACAGATGATGACTTGGCCCAGAAACTGTGGGAGGTCAGCTGCAACATGCTTGGCATCAGCTGGCAgtga
- the zgc:112332 gene encoding retinol dehydrogenase 12 isoform X1, protein MYCRGVCCNHWSSEERLDGKTVIITGANTGIGKETARDLARRGARIIMACRDLERAEEAQDDIVEDTGNENVVIRKLDLSDTKSIRAFADLINKEEKQVNILINNAGIMMCPNSKTLDGFEMQLGVNHLGHVLLTYLLLDLMKRSAPARVVVVASVAHTWTGLRLDDINSEQSYDAMKAYGQSKLANVLFARSLAKRLEGTGVSVFSLHPGVVQSDLWRHQHQCIQVAVKIFRIFTKTTVEGAQTTIFCAVEPGLESLSGRYFSDCAPASCSRTATDDDLAQKLWEVSCNMLGISWQ, encoded by the exons ATGTACTGCAg GGGTGTGTGCTGTAACCACTGGTCATCGGAGGAGAGGTTAGACGGGAAAACTGTCATCATCACTGGAGCCAACACTGGGATTGGCAAAGAGACAGCCAGGGATCTGGCAAGGAGAG GTGCCCGCATCATCATGGCATGTAGAGACCTGGAGAGGGCAGAGGAGGCTCAAGACGATATTGTGGAGGACACAGGAAATGAGAATGTAGTCATCAGGAAACTGGATTTATCTGATACCAAGTCCATCAGGGCTTTTGCTGACCTCATAAACAAAG AGGAGAAACAAGTGAATATCCTGATAAACAATGCAGGTATCATGATGTGCCCCAACTCCAAGACACTTGATGGGTTTGAGATGCAGCTGGGAGTCAATCATTTGG GTCACGTTCTCCTGACCTACCTGCTGCTGGACCTGATGAAGCGTTCAGCTCCGGCAcgtgttgttgttgtggcaTCGGTGGCCCACACCTGGACTGGGCTTCGACTGGATGACATCAACAGTGAACAGAGTTATGATGCCATGAAGGCCTACGGACAGAGCAAACTGGCGAATGTCCTCTTTGCACGCTCTCTTGCCAAGCGGTTAGAAG GAACTGGGGTGAGTGTTTTTTCCCTGCACCCGGGGGTGGTACAGTCTGACCTGTGGAGGCACCAGCATCAGTGTATCCAGGTAGCAGTGAAGATTTTCAGAATTTTTACGAAGACAACAGTGGAAGGAGCACAGACCACCATCTTCTGTGCTGTGGAGCCAGGTCTGGAGAGCCTGAGTGGACGCTACTTCAG TGACTGCGCTCCCGCAAGCTGCTCCAGGACGGCTACAGATGATGACTTGGCCCAGAAACTGTGGGAGGTCAGCTGCAACATGCTTGGCATCAGCTGGCAgtga
- the si:dkey-73n8.3 gene encoding retinol dehydrogenase 12 isoform X1, whose amino-acid sequence MQTVRSLFIPKWSSDVRLEGKTAIVTGANTGMGKATAKDLAARGARVILACRDMTKGEQAVSDIVKEVNGAKVVARQLDLADTKSICLFAENIYNTEKALHYLINNAGVAIRPYAKTVDGYEAQFGVNHLGHFFLTFLLLDLLKHSAPSRVINVSSSAHAMGKIQFDNLNGEKDYHPVRAYAQSKLANVLFTRELAKRTEAQGVMAFSLDPGFVNTDITRHLRRPLVDVTKIFSFLLKTPAEGACTTIYCVVTPESQMLTSGYYKNCAAARCSRAGEDDGTALKLWAVSCHLLGIRWR is encoded by the exons ATGCAAACTGTCAG GTCTCTGTTCATCCCAAAGTGGTCGTCAGATGTGCGTCTGGAGGGGAAGACGGCGATAGTGACAGGAGCAAACACCGGAATGGGCAAAGCAACAGCTAAAGACCTTGCTGCAAGAG GTGCCCGAGTCATTTTGGCATGCAGAGACATGACAAAGGGGGAACAAGCTGTTTCAGATATCGTGAAGGAGGTAAATGGAGCCAAAGTGGTCGCCAGGCAGCTGGATCTGGCTGACACCAAATCGATCTGCCTGTTTGCTGAAAATATCTACAATA CTGAGAAGGCTCTTCACTATCTGATTAACAATGCAGGTGTGGCTATCCGTCCTTATGCTAAGACAGTGGATGGATATGAAGCACAGTTTGGAGTCAATCACTTAG GTCATTTCTTCTTGACTTTCCTGCTGCTGGACTTGCTGAAGCACTCGGCTCCATCCCGAGTCATCAACGTGTCGTCGTCGGCTCATGCCATGGGCAAGATCCAGTTTGACAACCTGAATGGGGAGAAAGATTACCACCCTGTCAGAGCGTATGCTCAGAGCAAGCTTGCTAACGTGCTGTTTACCAGAGAGCTGGCCAAAAGGACTGAGG CTCAGGGAGTGATGGCTTTCTCTCTGGATCCTGGCTTTGTGAACACTGACATCACAAGGCACTTAAGGCGACCTCTAGTGGACGTGACAAAGATCTTCAGTTTCCTGCTGAAGACCCCAGCAGAGGGGGCCTGCACCACCATCTACTGCGTCGTCACTCCTGAGAGCCAGATGCTCACCAGTGGATACTACAA GAACTGTGCTGCAGCGAGATGCTCCAGAGCAGGCGAGGATGATGGCACTGCCCTAAAGCTGTGGGCCGTGAGCTGCCACCTGCTGGGCATCCGCTGGAGATAA
- the si:dkey-73n8.3 gene encoding retinol dehydrogenase 11 isoform X2 gives MQTVRSLFIPKWSSDVRLEGKTAIVTGANTGMGKATAKDLAARGARVILACRDMTKGEQAVSDIVKEVNGAKVVARQLDLADTKSICLFAENIYNSVAIRPYAKTVDGYEAQFGVNHLGHFFLTFLLLDLLKHSAPSRVINVSSSAHAMGKIQFDNLNGEKDYHPVRAYAQSKLANVLFTRELAKRTEAQGVMAFSLDPGFVNTDITRHLRRPLVDVTKIFSFLLKTPAEGACTTIYCVVTPESQMLTSGYYKNCAAARCSRAGEDDGTALKLWAVSCHLLGIRWR, from the exons ATGCAAACTGTCAG GTCTCTGTTCATCCCAAAGTGGTCGTCAGATGTGCGTCTGGAGGGGAAGACGGCGATAGTGACAGGAGCAAACACCGGAATGGGCAAAGCAACAGCTAAAGACCTTGCTGCAAGAG GTGCCCGAGTCATTTTGGCATGCAGAGACATGACAAAGGGGGAACAAGCTGTTTCAGATATCGTGAAGGAGGTAAATGGAGCCAAAGTGGTCGCCAGGCAGCTGGATCTGGCTGACACCAAATCGATCTGCCTGTTTGCTGAAAATATCTACAATA GTGTGGCTATCCGTCCTTATGCTAAGACAGTGGATGGATATGAAGCACAGTTTGGAGTCAATCACTTAG GTCATTTCTTCTTGACTTTCCTGCTGCTGGACTTGCTGAAGCACTCGGCTCCATCCCGAGTCATCAACGTGTCGTCGTCGGCTCATGCCATGGGCAAGATCCAGTTTGACAACCTGAATGGGGAGAAAGATTACCACCCTGTCAGAGCGTATGCTCAGAGCAAGCTTGCTAACGTGCTGTTTACCAGAGAGCTGGCCAAAAGGACTGAGG CTCAGGGAGTGATGGCTTTCTCTCTGGATCCTGGCTTTGTGAACACTGACATCACAAGGCACTTAAGGCGACCTCTAGTGGACGTGACAAAGATCTTCAGTTTCCTGCTGAAGACCCCAGCAGAGGGGGCCTGCACCACCATCTACTGCGTCGTCACTCCTGAGAGCCAGATGCTCACCAGTGGATACTACAA GAACTGTGCTGCAGCGAGATGCTCCAGAGCAGGCGAGGATGATGGCACTGCCCTAAAGCTGTGGGCCGTGAGCTGCCACCTGCTGGGCATCCGCTGGAGATAA